The following coding sequences are from one Leptolyngbya sp. NIES-3755 window:
- a CDS encoding pseudouridine synthase (similar to AA sequence:cyanobase_aa:LBDG_27610): MCRNIAEQSPTYWYKGICPRSQNLLRLPRTKFVEAIAQDLMQELAADEQHSREGKMYGILLVETDQGKQQILKAFSGLLNGKSVVEGWVSPIPGRDRVQLSESITLTLLESLKKQIIQLYEIPEREQYQKLHKRYEEELKQLSEIHKQRKLERQQQRQDFNQFELDEQSKRDGIEKRNLKRDRNNILEPLKQVIDQADDQIRQLKQQRKQLSQQLQLEMYDSYRITNFAGETRSLSSLLTSMPTGTGECCAPKLLHHAATRGLKPLAMAEFWWGESIGDKIQGEFYGACVDRCQPILGFLLSGLQSIDIVYEDDSIVVVNKPAGLLSTRGRYGQDCILDRFSESLIPVHRLDQETSGLLILARDTETYKQLIEQFQQRKIHKIYEAVLFKKITQTEGTIDLPLWSDPNDRPKQKVDYQRGKASITNFRLLEPTRIEFYPITGRTHQLRVHAAQGLGTSIVGDKLYGDPTSTERLHLHARDLQFIHRGTTIALQTVTPF; encoded by the coding sequence ATGTGTAGAAATATTGCTGAGCAGAGTCCGACGTATTGGTATAAGGGAATTTGTCCTCGATCGCAGAACCTTTTACGCTTACCCCGCACGAAATTTGTTGAAGCGATCGCACAAGATTTAATGCAGGAACTCGCAGCAGATGAACAGCATTCTCGTGAAGGTAAAATGTACGGTATTTTACTGGTAGAAACGGATCAAGGAAAGCAACAAATTCTTAAAGCGTTTTCGGGATTGCTGAATGGTAAAAGCGTTGTAGAGGGCTGGGTTTCACCGATTCCAGGACGCGATCGAGTTCAATTAAGTGAATCAATTACACTAACACTTTTAGAATCTCTGAAAAAACAGATTATTCAACTTTATGAGATTCCTGAACGAGAGCAATATCAGAAACTCCATAAAAGATACGAAGAAGAGCTTAAACAATTATCAGAAATACATAAACAGCGAAAATTAGAGAGACAGCAACAAAGACAAGATTTTAATCAATTTGAACTCGATGAGCAAAGTAAACGAGATGGAATCGAGAAACGAAATCTGAAACGCGATCGCAATAATATTCTCGAACCTCTAAAGCAAGTAATCGATCAAGCTGATGACCAAATTCGACAACTGAAGCAACAACGCAAACAACTCTCTCAGCAGCTTCAGTTAGAAATGTATGATAGTTATCGCATTACTAACTTTGCAGGAGAAACACGATCGCTCTCCAGTCTACTCACGTCGATGCCCACCGGAACCGGAGAATGCTGCGCCCCAAAGCTCTTACATCATGCGGCAACTCGTGGATTGAAGCCGTTAGCAATGGCGGAATTTTGGTGGGGTGAATCCATTGGAGATAAGATTCAAGGCGAATTTTATGGAGCTTGCGTCGATCGATGTCAGCCCATTCTCGGATTTTTGCTCTCAGGATTACAGTCGATCGACATTGTGTACGAAGATGATTCGATCGTCGTAGTGAATAAACCTGCTGGATTGCTTTCAACACGAGGACGATACGGACAAGATTGTATTCTCGATCGCTTTTCTGAGTCACTAATTCCAGTTCATCGATTAGATCAAGAGACATCTGGATTACTAATTCTTGCTCGTGATACAGAAACTTATAAACAGTTAATCGAACAGTTTCAACAACGCAAAATACATAAAATTTACGAAGCAGTATTGTTCAAAAAAATTACACAAACAGAAGGCACGATCGATTTACCTTTATGGAGTGATCCAAACGATCGACCGAAACAAAAAGTCGATTACCAACGCGGAAAGGCTTCTATTACAAACTTCCGATTATTAGAACCAACACGGATTGAGTTTTATCCAATCACAGGAAGAACGCATCAATTAAGAGTTCATGCCGCTCAAGGACTTGGAACCTCGATCGTAGGAGACAAACTTTACGGCGATCCAACCTCGACTGAACGCTTACATTTACATGCTCGCGACTTACAATTTATCCATCGCGGCACGACGATCGCGCTCCAAACTGTTACGCCTTTCTAA
- a CDS encoding hypothetical protein (similar to AA sequence:cyanobase_aa:PCC7424_2920) encodes MKPDFSQMSRKELKDYVLSHRDDLDALHALYERRSPDSEAKWYKPPTTLEEIEQQFEEFKREIEKREGKRDEQ; translated from the coding sequence ATGAAGCCAGATTTTTCGCAGATGTCGCGCAAAGAATTGAAAGATTACGTTCTTTCTCACCGTGATGATTTGGACGCGCTTCATGCGCTATACGAGCGTCGGTCTCCTGATTCTGAGGCGAAGTGGTACAAGCCACCCACGACACTCGAAGAAATCGAGCAGCAGTTCGAGGAATTTAAGCGCGAAATCGAAAAACGAGAAGGGAAACGGGACGAACAGTAG
- a CDS encoding hypothetical protein (similar to AA sequence:cyanobase_aa:LBDG_25950) yields MQSSNLEAGIEIGGLFDGFVNLEEISPDLDWLEVVADSWGIFYTAISTTPTVLEP; encoded by the coding sequence ATGCAATCTTCAAACTTAGAAGCTGGAATCGAAATTGGTGGACTATTTGATGGGTTTGTCAATTTGGAAGAAATCTCGCCCGATTTGGACTGGCTGGAAGTCGTAGCAGACAGTTGGGGAATTTTCTACACGGCTATTTCAACAACGCCCACAGTTCTGGAGCCGTAA
- a CDS encoding hypothetical protein (conserved hypothetical protein;~similar to AA sequence:cyanobase_aa:LBDG_47570), with amino-acid sequence MKLVDRMSQNTSPLPTPHSGYHWNRIPRRFFEGWYYRVTLPEVRQTFAFMYSIEDPQGGQPTSGGVAQILGADDEYLCRTFPDVDRFWAEPDQLALGHWRQPGTPKLLDPKLFDRTIKEGYQATNTWHQGRLKEPNGNDAEWQYSIEPVYGWGDQQSTAGLLSSLQIFEPGWQILMAHGHATGYINWNGKRYEFVNAPAYGEKNWGGAFPSKWFWLNCNAFENEPDFALTAGGGRRGVLWWMESVAMIGIHYRGQFYEFVPWNAEVNWVIRPWGYWRMDARNQHYRVTVTGTTERPGTPLRAPTIDGMQFVCRDTMQGQVTVELWDRAERLIVRAKSDLCGLETGGGPWDETWAAGCGLNF; translated from the coding sequence GTGAAACTTGTCGATCGTATGAGTCAAAATACTAGCCCGCTTCCTACTCCCCACAGTGGCTATCACTGGAATCGCATTCCTAGAAGATTTTTTGAGGGATGGTACTACCGTGTAACGTTGCCAGAAGTCAGGCAAACATTCGCGTTTATGTACTCGATCGAAGATCCCCAAGGGGGTCAACCCACGAGCGGTGGGGTAGCTCAGATTTTAGGTGCAGATGATGAATATCTCTGTCGAACTTTTCCAGATGTCGATCGCTTTTGGGCAGAGCCAGATCAGCTTGCTTTGGGTCATTGGCGACAACCCGGAACCCCGAAATTACTCGATCCAAAATTGTTCGATCGCACCATCAAAGAAGGCTATCAAGCGACGAACACTTGGCATCAAGGACGATTGAAAGAGCCGAACGGAAATGATGCAGAATGGCAATACTCGATCGAGCCTGTGTATGGATGGGGCGATCAACAATCCACTGCCGGATTACTCTCGTCGCTGCAAATATTTGAACCCGGTTGGCAAATTCTAATGGCACATGGACACGCTACAGGATATATCAACTGGAATGGGAAAAGATATGAATTTGTCAATGCTCCTGCTTACGGTGAAAAGAATTGGGGTGGAGCATTTCCGAGTAAATGGTTTTGGCTCAACTGCAATGCTTTCGAGAATGAACCCGATTTTGCACTGACCGCAGGCGGAGGAAGACGCGGCGTTCTTTGGTGGATGGAATCGGTCGCCATGATTGGCATTCATTATCGGGGGCAGTTTTACGAATTCGTGCCCTGGAACGCTGAAGTGAATTGGGTGATTCGTCCCTGGGGCTACTGGCGAATGGATGCTCGAAACCAACACTATCGCGTGACGGTAACAGGAACAACTGAGCGACCTGGAACACCCCTTCGTGCACCCACGATCGATGGAATGCAGTTCGTCTGCCGCGATACGATGCAAGGTCAGGTCACAGTAGAACTCTGGGATCGTGCAGAACGTTTGATCGTTCGAGCAAAGAGCGATTTGTGTGGTTTAGAAACGGGGGGCGGTCCCTGGGACGAAACTTGGGCGGCTGGATGTGGATTGAATTTTTGA
- a CDS encoding adenine phosphoribosyltransferase (similar to AA sequence:cyanobase_aa:LBDG_16530), with product MDLRPFIREIPDFPKPGIQFKDITTLLQNPIGLKGMIDLLDEKCSDLKPDFIVGMESRGFIIGAPLAYRMEIGFIPVRKPGKLPAAVHSIEYELEYGTDCLEMHQDAVQPGSRILIVDDLIATGGTAGATAQLVQKIGCELVGCAFVIELKDLKGRDRLPQVPIITLVEY from the coding sequence ATGGATCTCAGACCCTTTATTCGCGAAATTCCAGATTTTCCCAAGCCCGGAATTCAATTCAAAGACATCACAACTCTGTTACAGAATCCAATTGGATTAAAAGGCATGATCGATCTGCTTGATGAGAAATGTTCGGATCTCAAACCGGATTTTATCGTCGGTATGGAATCACGCGGCTTTATTATTGGTGCGCCTCTAGCTTACAGAATGGAAATTGGCTTTATCCCAGTTCGCAAACCTGGAAAATTGCCTGCTGCGGTCCATTCGATCGAATATGAATTAGAGTACGGCACAGACTGTTTAGAAATGCACCAAGATGCCGTCCAACCTGGCAGTCGAATTCTGATTGTCGATGATTTAATTGCCACTGGGGGAACCGCAGGCGCGACCGCACAACTCGTACAAAAAATTGGGTGTGAACTCGTTGGATGCGCGTTTGTAATCGAATTGAAAGACCTTAAAGGACGCGATCGATTACCGCAAGTCCCGATCATCACACTGGTTGAATACTAA
- a CDS encoding hypothetical protein (hypothetical protein S7335_1871;~similar to AA sequence:cyanobase_aa:LBDG_25970), which produces MTLQEQVQQQRIRHIIDSYQLDGEDYELCAACLTAMLQLYPTGLIELALVETIVQNWARVPMLKGVEFFRQVEALLTQWQTDAIAVSFDPTEFQLVTGLDATPIFGSSNSTSTIAQR; this is translated from the coding sequence ATGACTCTCCAGGAACAAGTTCAACAACAGCGAATTAGACACATTATCGATAGCTATCAGTTAGATGGCGAGGATTATGAGCTTTGTGCTGCGTGTTTGACCGCGATGTTGCAACTGTATCCGACTGGATTGATCGAGTTAGCATTAGTTGAAACAATTGTGCAAAATTGGGCGCGAGTGCCGATGCTCAAAGGAGTCGAGTTTTTCCGGCAGGTGGAAGCACTTCTGACTCAATGGCAAACGGATGCAATTGCGGTTTCATTTGATCCAACCGAATTTCAACTGGTGACAGGATTAGATGCGACTCCGATCTTTGGGTCATCGAATTCTACGAGCACGATCGCACAACGCTAA
- a CDS encoding HAD-superfamily hydrolase, subfamily IA, variant 3 (similar to AA sequence:cyanobase_aa:LBDG_25960): MRLRSLGHRILRARSHNANLRYSEVKFCEGRPVLAAILYDLDGTIADTDPVHIITWHEIFGEFGIEIDETIYKQRISGKTNPPIIAEFLPQLTPEEGAVLSDRKEARFRELAGQLQPTAGLRDLIEWGKHQSLKQAVVTNAPRENVDFMLRVLKLDRVFDRVIIAGDIGIGKPDPAPYLHALKEFEIEPQQAIAFEDSLTGVRSAVAAKIPTIGITSTQTSEALCELGVKFAIADFTAPELWALLK, from the coding sequence ATGCGACTCCGATCTTTGGGTCATCGAATTCTACGAGCACGATCGCACAACGCTAATCTACGTTACTCTGAGGTGAAGTTTTGTGAAGGTAGACCTGTGCTTGCTGCCATTCTTTACGATTTAGACGGAACGATCGCGGATACTGATCCGGTGCATATCATTACTTGGCATGAGATCTTTGGCGAGTTTGGGATCGAGATTGATGAAACGATTTACAAACAGCGAATTAGTGGAAAAACGAATCCGCCAATCATTGCCGAATTTTTGCCGCAGTTGACTCCAGAAGAAGGAGCGGTTTTGAGCGATCGCAAAGAAGCCCGATTTCGAGAACTGGCTGGACAACTTCAACCGACCGCAGGGTTACGAGACTTGATCGAGTGGGGAAAACACCAGTCGCTCAAACAAGCGGTCGTCACGAATGCACCCCGCGAAAACGTTGACTTTATGTTGAGGGTTCTAAAGCTCGATCGAGTGTTCGATCGCGTAATCATTGCAGGTGATATCGGCATTGGCAAGCCCGATCCGGCTCCCTATCTTCATGCGCTCAAAGAATTCGAGATCGAACCGCAGCAAGCGATCGCGTTTGAGGACTCGCTGACCGGAGTTCGATCGGCAGTCGCAGCGAAAATTCCGACGATCGGGATCACGTCTACCCAAACGTCAGAAGCGCTTTGTGAATTGGGAGTGAAATTTGCGATCGCGGACTTTACGGCTCCAGAACTGTGGGCGTTGTTGAAATAG
- a CDS encoding binding-protein-dependent transporters inner membrane component (similar to AA sequence:cyanobase_aa:LBDG_16520) — translation MTTSTPRFRSSWDRFVEILTSETTIYVLKRLLQALFTLFLAAALSFFIIQLAPGDYLDTLRENPRISPERIDQLRQQYGLDKSWIEQFFLWLWNIVTRGDFGTSFVYNRSVVSLLWERVPPTLLLATTSLIVTWGVAIPLGVLAAIKQQRWVDRVLQVLSYTGQGFPSFITALLLLIFAQNTSPLFPVGDLTSIDFADLTPWGKVLDVAWHLVLPTLALAIAGFAGLQRIMRGQLLDVLRQDYVQTARAKGLPENRVIYVHALRNAINPLITLLGFEFASLLGGAFITENFFNLPGLGRLILQAVTAQDLYLIMASLMMGAVMLIVGNLLADLLLKAVDPRISLEDLN, via the coding sequence ATGACGACCTCTACACCAAGATTTAGATCAAGCTGGGATCGATTCGTCGAAATCCTCACGAGTGAAACGACAATCTATGTTCTAAAGCGATTGTTGCAAGCATTATTTACTCTATTTCTTGCTGCCGCTTTAAGCTTTTTTATCATTCAACTCGCTCCCGGAGACTATCTTGATACTCTGCGCGAAAATCCTCGAATTTCTCCAGAGCGCATCGATCAACTTCGACAGCAGTACGGCTTAGATAAATCTTGGATCGAACAATTCTTCTTATGGTTGTGGAACATCGTCACACGCGGCGACTTTGGAACGAGCTTTGTGTATAACCGATCGGTGGTTTCATTGCTCTGGGAGCGTGTCCCTCCAACCTTATTGTTAGCGACTACTTCGCTGATTGTGACTTGGGGTGTAGCCATTCCACTCGGTGTATTAGCGGCGATTAAACAACAGAGATGGGTCGATCGCGTTCTACAAGTTCTCAGCTACACCGGACAAGGTTTTCCAAGCTTTATTACCGCATTGTTATTGTTAATCTTTGCTCAAAATACTTCGCCATTGTTCCCAGTGGGAGATTTGACGAGCATTGATTTTGCTGATTTAACGCCGTGGGGTAAAGTTCTCGATGTAGCGTGGCACTTGGTTTTACCGACATTGGCATTAGCGATCGCAGGTTTTGCTGGATTACAGCGAATTATGCGTGGACAGCTACTTGATGTTTTGCGCCAAGACTATGTTCAAACCGCTCGTGCCAAAGGACTTCCTGAAAATCGCGTCATCTATGTTCATGCGTTGAGAAATGCAATCAACCCATTGATCACTCTTTTAGGTTTTGAATTTGCCAGCTTACTCGGTGGAGCCTTCATCACGGAAAACTTCTTTAACTTACCTGGATTGGGACGATTGATTCTTCAAGCGGTTACAGCACAAGATCTCTACTTAATCATGGCGAGTCTGATGATGGGTGCAGTGATGTTAATCGTAGGAAACCTGCTTGCTGATCTATTATTAAAAGCAGTTGATCCACGGATTAGTCTGGAAGATCTGAATTAA
- a CDS encoding hypothetical protein (similar to AA sequence:cyanobase_aa:LBDG_47580), with protein MLSVLLILAIALLPSILAFLLRHRLELQAQERLQAAMAAAERRQLQNLLRLPPDYHYVEGIGALIGDFTCMYNARSPYIRCAVNPSGPCETCRSYESKY; from the coding sequence ATGCTTTCAGTCCTTTTGATTCTTGCGATCGCCCTTCTTCCCTCGATCCTGGCATTTCTCCTCCGGCATCGTCTGGAACTCCAAGCTCAGGAGCGACTTCAAGCGGCAATGGCAGCCGCCGAACGACGACAACTTCAAAATCTGCTCCGCCTTCCTCCCGATTATCATTACGTGGAAGGCATTGGCGCATTGATTGGCGATTTTACCTGCATGTACAATGCTCGATCGCCCTATATTCGCTGTGCTGTCAATCCTTCAGGTCCCTGTGAAACTTGTCGATCGTATGAGTCAAAATACTAG
- a CDS encoding integrase family protein (similar to AA sequence:cyanobase_aa:Cyan7425_3161) has product MQAGSRGQKGKVGIEARGNDIRFNLPRSWFPERKDQIRFALGLPNTEENWKEAESIASQMERDFLLKALPESIEGIKAKYLPKSHLTVVETIAPKMEPSLDEVWNAFLDHLRVLEEKGKMSPNTLANQYRTFTNYIKGTTSKKGDEIKLPTLDLSKAGEIRDYCERVIPADSCKRFIYRLGKACRWAQENGMISSNPFDGMAPKITVPKKSNEDTDINPFTKEEREAILEALKTDRFCSKYARVKHSHYYNWVFFLFKTGCRSGESVVLRWKDMSDDFRYITFSRNIALSEKKGRVEKSGLKTQKKRRFGVCSQELQSFLRSIKPEDCDPDSLVFPPPLGGKWINYNNFSNRVWLGEKGEKGLLECLEIPYRKFYQTRHTFITLMLHNGASINDVARLVGNTPEVIYKHYASNKHEIHMEDI; this is encoded by the coding sequence ATGCAAGCAGGATCACGAGGTCAAAAGGGCAAAGTCGGTATCGAAGCCAGAGGCAATGACATCCGTTTCAACCTCCCTCGATCGTGGTTTCCTGAGAGGAAGGATCAGATTAGATTCGCTCTCGGTCTTCCCAATACTGAGGAAAATTGGAAAGAGGCTGAATCGATCGCGTCTCAGATGGAACGTGACTTCTTACTGAAAGCCTTGCCAGAATCGATCGAGGGTATCAAGGCTAAGTATCTGCCTAAGTCTCATCTCACTGTGGTAGAGACGATCGCTCCGAAGATGGAACCAAGCTTAGATGAGGTGTGGAACGCATTCTTAGATCATCTAAGGGTGCTAGAAGAGAAAGGAAAAATGTCTCCTAACACGCTTGCAAATCAATACAGGACATTTACCAACTACATCAAAGGAACGACTAGCAAGAAAGGGGATGAGATCAAACTCCCTACACTTGACCTTTCTAAAGCAGGAGAAATCAGGGATTACTGTGAAAGAGTTATTCCCGCTGATTCCTGTAAACGCTTCATCTACAGACTTGGTAAAGCTTGTAGATGGGCACAAGAGAACGGAATGATTAGTAGCAATCCGTTCGATGGTATGGCTCCAAAGATTACTGTCCCCAAGAAATCAAACGAAGACACTGATATCAATCCATTCACTAAGGAAGAGAGAGAAGCGATTCTAGAAGCTTTGAAGACCGATCGCTTCTGTTCCAAGTACGCAAGGGTAAAGCATTCTCACTACTACAACTGGGTGTTTTTCTTATTCAAAACCGGATGCCGATCGGGGGAATCAGTTGTTTTACGCTGGAAAGACATGTCTGATGATTTTCGGTACATCACATTCAGTAGAAACATTGCTTTAAGTGAGAAAAAAGGACGTGTAGAGAAGAGTGGCTTAAAGACTCAGAAGAAAAGAAGGTTTGGTGTTTGTAGTCAGGAACTTCAATCATTTCTACGATCGATTAAGCCTGAGGACTGCGATCCTGATTCTCTTGTGTTCCCTCCGCCACTGGGAGGTAAGTGGATCAATTACAACAATTTCTCTAATCGAGTTTGGCTGGGAGAGAAAGGGGAAAAAGGATTACTAGAATGCTTGGAAATTCCCTATCGAAAGTTCTATCAAACACGGCACACATTCATCACTCTGATGCTACACAATGGGGCATCCATAAACGATGTTGCCAGATTGGTAGGGAATACTCCAGAAGTCATTTACAAGCATTACGCAAGTAACAAGCACGAAATTCACATGGAAGATATTTAA
- a CDS encoding hypothetical protein (similar to AA sequence:cyanobase_aa:LBDG_38930) — MKQSPNIDRLLTLSIAFLTVSTPFVSTQRANAQVQVLAPALCSTGVGCIFGGVATIGGIVYYVWQNQRTGDRFYQHIEEPEEHEQWGIFYAKNAWRCRQLAAGRPHRYDSRTKRCYIKG, encoded by the coding sequence ATGAAGCAATCTCCGAATATCGATCGGCTTCTCACTTTGTCGATCGCATTTCTCACTGTCAGTACTCCTTTCGTTTCTACTCAGAGGGCTAACGCTCAGGTTCAAGTCTTAGCACCTGCATTGTGTTCCACTGGAGTCGGTTGTATTTTCGGTGGCGTTGCCACAATTGGCGGAATTGTCTACTACGTGTGGCAGAATCAGCGTACAGGCGATCGATTCTATCAGCACATTGAAGAACCGGAAGAACATGAACAATGGGGAATCTTTTACGCTAAGAACGCTTGGCGATGCCGTCAGCTTGCAGCGGGAAGACCTCATCGCTATGATTCACGTACAAAACGCTGCTATATCAAGGGTTAA
- a CDS encoding hypothetical protein (conserved hypothetical low temperature-induced protein;~similar to AA sequence:cyanobase_aa:LBDG_16500), with the protein MKSLLSGLRYVLTLCLCAVLLFSTFVPSASAQAVVKDKPMANEPSGSTTKAAKEWEGAARETIDKGGLQSLEEVRDRTKGGGLNEVQGTAGFDAMKRPSNTSATSIEERIEKGLQNADKAPEKLSKEAKKAQKQAEKQAKKLAKETAKQAKKATSAMDD; encoded by the coding sequence ATGAAATCTCTGTTATCTGGACTGCGCTATGTATTGACGCTCTGCCTGTGTGCAGTGTTATTGTTCTCAACCTTTGTTCCGAGTGCGTCGGCTCAAGCAGTGGTCAAAGACAAACCGATGGCAAATGAACCCAGCGGTTCGACCACCAAAGCCGCTAAAGAATGGGAAGGCGCTGCCAGAGAAACGATCGATAAAGGTGGCTTGCAATCTTTAGAAGAAGTTCGCGATCGCACCAAAGGTGGCGGATTGAATGAAGTGCAAGGAACCGCTGGATTTGATGCGATGAAGCGTCCGTCGAACACGAGCGCAACCTCGATCGAAGAAAGAATCGAAAAGGGTTTGCAAAATGCAGATAAAGCTCCTGAAAAACTGAGCAAGGAAGCAAAGAAGGCTCAAAAACAAGCTGAGAAGCAAGCGAAAAAGTTAGCGAAAGAAACGGCAAAACAAGCGAAGAAAGCAACTAGCGCAATGGATGACTAA
- a CDS encoding hypothetical protein (hypothetical protein MC7420_4443;~similar to AA sequence:cyanobase_aa:LBDG_16510) produces MFSQSYYLIRSRIDGSYLAAYPKIDDDQPRSPANGYVLLFSEQYDAMGYLNKFAGEMSDRFTSELVSGSQLKPLLDRWGYKGFGVVTDPLIPTIDFLSKA; encoded by the coding sequence ATGTTTTCGCAATCCTACTATTTGATTCGATCGAGAATCGACGGAAGCTATCTCGCAGCTTATCCGAAAATCGATGACGATCAACCGCGATCGCCTGCAAATGGCTATGTTCTTCTATTTTCAGAGCAATACGACGCAATGGGATATCTGAACAAATTTGCAGGCGAAATGAGCGATCGCTTTACCAGTGAATTGGTCTCTGGATCACAGCTTAAACCCTTACTCGATCGCTGGGGCTACAAAGGCTTCGGTGTGGTGACTGATCCTTTGATTCCCACGATCGATTTTCTCTCCAAAGCATAA